A single genomic interval of Dysidea avara chromosome 6, odDysAvar1.4, whole genome shotgun sequence harbors:
- the LOC136259349 gene encoding uncharacterized protein, which yields MGPSSTIIFMLSFFAVIFFTDAVEVTDEDINSPLVSYLLAKLQQLESKIMVRPNIRTTRQTTQKPTKPPVVGDNKQCNCQPGVVTYVRLGAAVDPLCLPPNPQYLKYHSGYQGHVQVYGAEYQISTGSPIDQSHDRNVPCALYQAYGRTNKIMIPSHYECPPGWNTEYYGYLMAGDYGHKAATIHSSLVWTEVLNRYQE from the exons ATGGGTCCAAGCAGCACAATCATTTTCATGCTTTCATTTTTTGCTGTCATCTTCTTCACTGATGCTGTGGAGGTCACTGATGAAGACATCAATTCTCCGCTAGTCTCCTACCTACTTGCTAAACTACAACAATTGGAATCAAAGATCATGGTTAGACCAAATATCAGGACCACTAGACAGACTACACAAAAGCCTACTAAACCACCTGTTGTTGGTGATAACAAACAGTGTAACTGTCAACCTGGTGTAGTCACCTATGTTAGATTGG GAGCTGCAGTTGATCCACTGTGTTTACCTCCCAACCCTCAATATTTGAAATATCATTCTGGTTATCAAGGACATGTACAAGTATATGGAGCTGAATATCAAATATCTACTGGTAGTCCAATTGATCAATCTCATGATCGTAATGTTCCTTGTGCACTCTACCAGGCTTATGGACGCACTAACAAGATAATGATCCCTTCTCATTATGAGTGTCCTCCAGGATGGAATACTGAGTACTATGGCTACCTTATGGCTGGAGATTATGGTCATAAAGCAGCTACTATACACAGTTCACTTGTATGGACAGAAGTCTTGAACAGATACCAG GAGTAA
- the LOC136259350 gene encoding putative phosphatidylinositol 4-kinase alpha-like protein P2, whose amino-acid sequence MGASKAVFFVLLLFTIIFLTDAVEVTDEDINSPLVSYLLAKLQQLESKIMVRPNIRTTRQTTQKPTKPPVVADNKQCNCQPGVVTYVRWGNSSCPYGTDTIYSGVVAGSHYSHEGAAVDPLCLPPNPQYLKYNPGYQGHVRVFGAEYQISTGSPIDQSHDRNIPCALCQAYGRTNKIMVPSRYECPPGWNTEYYGYLMAGGYPHKAATQFTCMDRSLEQIPACILLLSCSAAKVPFLARFKVVRCGTAELENMNILSDQRPPQNLLNGAVWQACIFKVGDDVRQDMLALQIMELCKNVFHQVGLMLYLVPYRVVATDPGCGVIGCVPDCKSRDQLGKLTRGSLNDYFYDKFGHGDSQAYQKARANFVHSMATYSLLTYLLQIKDRHNGNIMITKHGHIVHIDFGFLFESSPGGNIGFEPDFKFTQEMLDVMGGKNSDSYKEFTSLFVRGYLAIRPYCEEIVSLVTLMLDTGFPCFRKNPIEELRARFRPQLSVKEAVKFILDRINSAYLNIRAVGYDVIQEYQQGIYCNKADSQQ is encoded by the exons ATGGGTGCAAGCAAAGCAGTCTTCTTTGTGCTTTTGTTGTTTACCATCATCTTCCTCACTGATGCTGTGGAGGTCACTGATGAAGATATCAATTCTCCACTAGTCTCTTATCTACTTGCTAAACTACAACAATTGGAATCAAAGATCATGGTTAGACCAAATATCAGGACCACTAGACAGACTACACAAAAGCCTACTAAACCACCTGTTGTTGCTGATAACAAACAGTGTAACTGTCAACCTGGTGTAGTCACCTATGTTAGATGGGGTAATTCTTCTTGTCCCTATGGAACAGATACCATCTACTCTGGAGTTGTGGCTGGATCACATTACTCCCATGAGGGAGCTGCCGTTGATCCACTGTGTCTACCACCCAACCCCCAATATTTGAAGTATAATCCAGGTTATCAGGGACATGTACGAGTGTTTGGAGCTGAATATCAAATAAGTACTGGTAGTCCAATTGATCAATCTCATGATCGCAACATTCCTTGTGCACTCTGCCAGGCTTATGGACGTACTAACAAGATAATGGTCCCTTCTCGTTATGAGTGTCCTCCAGGATGGAATACTGAGTACTATGGCTACCTTATGGCCGGTGGTTATCCTCATAAAGCAGCTACACAATTCACTTGCATGGACAGAAGTCTTGAACAGATACCAG CATGCATTTTGTTATTATCATGTAGTGCTGCTAAAGTTCCATTCTTAGCCCGGTTCAAAGTGGTGAGATGTGGAACAGCTGAGCTAGAAAATATGAACATTCTAA GTGACCAAAGACCACCTCAGAATCTGTTAAATGGTGCAGTATGGCAGGCATGTATTTTCAAAGTAGGAGATGATGTTCGTCAG GACATGCTGGCTCTACAAATTATGGAGTTGTGTAAGAATGTGTTCCACCAAGTTGGACTAATGCTCTACCTTGTACCCTATCGTGTGGTGGCTACTGACCCTGGT TGTGGAGTGATTGGGTGTGTGCCAGATTGTAAATCCCGTGATCAACTGGGCAAGTTAACCAGGGGCTCTCTGAATGATTACTTTTATGATAAGTTTGGACATGGTGACTCCCAGGCTTATCAGAAG GCAAGGGCCAACTTTGTGCACAGCATGGCAACATATTCCTTGCTAACTTACCTGCTGCAAATCAAGGACAGGCACAATGGAAACATCATGATCACCAAGCATGGACACATTGTACACATTG ATTTTGGGTTCCTGTTTGAGTCATCACCTGGCGGTAATATCGGATTTGAACCAGACTTCAAGTTTACACAAGAGATGTTAGATGTGATGGGTGGAAAGAACTCTGACTCGTACAA AGAGTTTACAAGTTTATTTGTAAGAGGATACTTAGCAATCAG ACCTTATTGTGAAGAGATAGTGTCACTGGTGACACTGATGTTGGACACTGGATTTCCTTGCTTCAGGAAGAATCCCATTGAAGAGCTAAG GGCTCGATTTAGACCACAGTTGTCAGTCAAAGAAGCAGTGAAGTTTATACTGGACAGAATAAATTCTGCTTATCTGAACATTAG GGCTGTGGGGTATGATGTCATTCAGGAGTACCAGCAGGGAATATACTGCAACAAGGCTGATTCACAGCAATGA
- the LOC136259351 gene encoding uncharacterized protein yields the protein MHGIPLGTCTIVEVRTLTSKSHRSWYDHIEAAADPLCLPHDPKYLQYQSGYQGGDGAEYELGDSLDHSHNRNIPCAVYQAYSRTTFLMVPSHYECPPGWTREYYGYLMAGHYGHKGATQYICIDKGLEQVPGSGGDTNGHLFYRVEAQCNQFIPCSDKELTCVVCTK from the coding sequence ATGCATGGTATACCACTAGGGACTTGCACTATAGTTGAAGTCAGAACCTTGACATCAAAAAGCCATAGATCATGGTATGATCACATTGAAGCTGCAGCTGATCCACTTTGTCTTCCTCATGACCCAAAGTACTTGCAATATCAGTCTGGGTATCAAGGTGGCGATGGAGCAGAGTATGAATTAGGTGACTCACTGGACCACAGCCATAATCGTAATATTCCTTGTGCAGTCTACCAGGCTTATAGCCGTACCACCTTCTTAATGGTCCCTTCTCATTATGAGTGTCCTCCTGGATGGACCCGGGAGTACTATGGGTACCTTATGGCCGGACACTACGGTCACAAAGGTGCTACTCAATACATCTGTATAGATAAAGGTCTTGAACAAGTACCTGGCAGTGGAGGTGATACTAATGGACATCTCTTCTACAGAGTAGAGGCACAGTGTAACCAGTTTATTCCATGTAGTGATAAAGAACTTACTTGTGTTGTGTGTACCAAGTAA
- the LOC136259352 gene encoding uncharacterized protein codes for MSAGKVVFSVFSLFAIIFLTDAMEVTDEDINSPLVSYLLAKLQQLESKIMVRPNIRTTRQTTQKPTKPPVVADNKQCNCQPGVVTYVRWGNSTCPYGADTIYSGVVAGSWFDHIGAAVDPLCLPPNPQYLKYHPGYQGNARVYGAEYEIHTGSQIDQAHDRNIPCALCQAYGRTNKMMIPSRYECPPGWNTEYYGYLMAGYYGHKAATQFTCMDKSLEQIQGSRANTEGKLFFTVEAYCGHFIPCSDKELTCVLCTK; via the coding sequence ATGAGTGCAGGCAAAGTAGTCTTCTCTGTGTTTTCGTTGTTTGCCATCATCTTCCTCACTGATGCCATGGAGGTTACTGATGAAGATATAAATTCTCCATTAGTCTCTTACCTACTTGCTAAACTACAACAATTGGAATCAAAGATCATGGTTAGACCAAATATCAGGACCACTAGACAGACTACACAAAAGCCTACTAAACCACCTGTTGTTGCTGATAACAAACAGTGTAACTGTCAACCTGGTGTAGTCACCTATGTTAGATGGGGTAATTCTACTTGTCCCTATGGAGCAGATACCATCTACTCTGGAGTTGTAGCTGGATCATGGTTTGATCATATAGGAGCTGCAGTTGATCCACTGTGTTTACCTCCTAATCCTCAATATTTGAAATATCATCCAGGTTATCAGGGAAATGCACGAGTATATGGTGCTGAATATGAAATACATACTGGTAGCCAAATTGATCAAGCTCATGATCGTAACATACCTTGTGCACTCTGCCAGGCTTATGGGCGTACCAACAAGATGATGATCCCTTCTCGTTATGAGTGTCCTCCAGGATGGAATACTGAGTACTACGGGTACCTTATGGCTGGATATTATGGACACAAAGCAGCTACACAATTTACCTGTATGGACAAAAGTTTGGAACAGATACAAGGCAGTAGAGCAAACACTGAGGGAAAGCTCTTCTTCACAGTTGAAGCATATTGTGGCCACTTTATACCTTGTAGTGACAAAGAGCTCACCTGTGTACTCTGTACCAAATAG